A stretch of DNA from Equus asinus isolate D_3611 breed Donkey chromosome 20, EquAss-T2T_v2, whole genome shotgun sequence:
TGGtcaaaaataattctttctgTACTGTTCTTGCTTGTGCTGGAGCAAGTGATCAGTGAACTTGACTTTGGAGAAGCCATGGTGAAATACATTTGAATAAAGCTTTCATGGCAATAGTCTCTGAAGTGACATCAACTCAGAGGAAGTTTTCCTGGTGTTGCATCGTACAGACAAGCAACTTCTAAGGCTCCTAGAGAAAAGTAAACTTTTAATGAATGCTTGAGGTCTTCTTTATCTCTAGGTCCCTATGAGAGTTTGTGGTAGTTAActactttttttccatttgtaatttaAGTGTAGTGGGATTAAGATCAGGCTTTGGGATTCATTAGAGTCAATGTAGAACACAGCAAAATGCTAAGTGTAAATCTAAAAATGAAGCACTGTTATTGTAGAATATTGGCTGAAAATGTCTCACAAAGGTGGATAAGCAAGCAGACAtttatgtgtgcacacacataaacatagtGATACTTGCAGTAATTGTGGTTAAGCTTAAAAAGAAGCTGGGTTTCTGCCTTTGTGGTATGATTTCATAAACTTCTCATGAGAAGCCTTGATCAAAAACATAGCTTACCCACTTGTTCACTGAGGTTTGAGTTTCTCTGAATGCAGAATTTTTTCCCTCGGACTAAAATCACTGTAAATACCCTGTGAAAAGCATTTGGAGTATGGATGACCACGCATCAGCTCAATTAGTCCCTGAACCAAGGAGTTTATCAGATCCCTTCCTGAGAGCTGACTTGAAAATTAAGGGAATTTAAAGTAGCTGGTGTTGGCTATTTAAAGATCTGAAATGTGTGTGGGCAGTGACCTTGATTGTGTGACTTGTGATTTTTATAAAAAGCTCACGTGTTTTGTTCTCTCTAACTTGTCACCAAGTACAAAATTCCCTCCATGAGAGCCCGCGCTTATGGTGATGCTATTGTCTGAAGCACAGGATAATAATGCATTGCTTGGGAGGAGTGACACATTAAGAACATTAACTCATTGGTCCATTAGAGTAGCTATTAACAGCACAACTCAACATGGTcttccaagtctttgctcaaatgtcctCTTCACAAAGATACCTAATCTAGCATCTTATTTAAACCCACAAACCACAAACCCTTGGTTTGTTTTTTATAGCTCTTATTATCTTCTAAAATGTTACGTAAGTTActtatttcctttatttgttgTCTGTCTTCTCTCTACTACAGAAAAAGCACAATGAGAGTAGAGACTTTGTTTTGTGTAGATCTTTATCTGCAGCCCCTAGAATAATGCCATACACACAGTTTCTCAACTAATATTGAGAATGAATCAACGAATGTCACGCTGTTATTCAAAGACTCTTAGAGGTTACTCATTGGGTAACAAATTGCCTTTAGACTTAGCTTTCTCGACTCTCCTTAGTGTGTTCCTGGTGTACTTTCCAGACTAATTCCTGACGTCTTTTCAAGATTCACCCAGGTTGTTGGAGGTATCAATAGTCTGTCTATTTTATTGCTTAGTTGTAATCCATTGAATATACAGttgcttatttatctattttccttTGAGGCTCATTTGGGTAATTTCCCAATAAGGGAAatgtttttggctgttatgaataaagctgctgcgAACATTTGTGTAGGAGACATTTTGTGTACATATACACTAATTTGGGGGGATATAAGATTAGGAGTGAGatttctgggtcatagggtaggTGTAGGTTTCATTTTTGAGATACTCCCAGTTTTACAAATagttgtatcattttgcattcccacttgCAGCATAAGAGAGTTTtatttgctccacattcttgccaacatttggtattgccAGTCTTTGAAATGTTAGGTATTGTAATGGGTGTGTAGCGAGagctcattgtggctttaatttgcatttctctaataagtAATGCTTTGAGCAACTTTCCATAAGCTTATTCAAATTGTCTATTTGAATATCTTCTGAAGTATCTCTTTAAATCTTCATCCCATTAATATACACCTCTTagtcttttattaatttattttttattatttgtaggGGTTTTGTCTATATTGTGATATAAGTCCTGTGACAGATATATCTGTTGTGAATATTTCCTCCCTGTCTTTGATTTGCCTTTATGcactcattattatttttgctccTTTGAAAGCAACATGACTTTTAtttctggttgcttttaagatttttttctttgtttttgcttttcatgaGTTTGagtatgatatgcctaggtgtggtatattttgaatttgTGTTGCTGCTCACGGTTTCCTAAACTTTTTTGTGGTTCAGGTTCAAATATTTCATCAAATTAGGAAAAATTTcacttattatcttttaaaatattttccacccCAATTTTCACTGAATTCACCATTGAAACCCTGGTTACACATATTTTGGGTCACTTAGCATTGTCCTAAAGATTTTGGTTGctatattctttttaattatttttttctatctttatttcaGTTGGATTatttctattgatctgtttttgctttcattgatcctttctttgGCTGTGCCCAATCTGCTATTTAGCCAATCTAATGAATTCTTTATTtccaatattatatttttaagtttttatttgttaaaaaagtTTCATTTAATTGTGTtattgtttccatctctctggtgGAATTTGCCATCTGttattgaattttctttcctttatctaaATTTGAATACACATCTATAGtagtaatttcaaattttttgtcTGCTTATTACAAGATTTAGATTCTATATAGATCTTCTTTTATTcagtatattttttcttcttgattatgggtcctatttttatcttctttgaatttctataattttgattttaagatGCTGGACATTGTGAATATATTGTAGAGACAGTGGAGATGCTATTTTTCTCTACAGAGTATTGAATTTAGTACTGGGATGCTTTTAGTTTACTAGCAGATCGTGTGATCCTGTTGAGACTTGGATTTATCCTTTGCTATGATGGGTCCATTTCAGTTTTGCCCTTACTCTGAGGGCTTACTCCTTATTCCTAGGGTATGGAATTCAGGTGTCTCATCTTAAGGCTTGGTTTGTTTGCCAAAATCCCTCTACTCTCACTTGGTCAGAAATCTAACATCTCCCTAGCACTGAGCATCCTCTACATTCTCTGTTCAGTTATTACTCCTCCAACAGCCATTTTCTCCTAGACCTATGGAGTCTCGCCATGCATACACAAAATTTAGGATTCAGCTAAGAACACATAGGAATCCTCTATGCAGGTACTGAGTGTCCTTTCTTTAACTTCTTCCCCTCCATACCTTCCCCCACAAATTCCAGCTGTCTTAGCATCCTTGAACACTGATCTTTATTATACTAGTAGCAACTGCTGCCATTTGCTTGGCTCCACTTCACTATGCCTGGTTTGGAAATTGCTCTTAGGGAAAAAGTTAGAGTGAACATGGTAGTCACCTCAAATTCTTACCCTCTCTCAAGAATTTCATCCCTGTGCTGTCTGCTTCCAAAAGCTTGcaaatagttgctttatatattttccagTCTTATGGTTGTTTTTGGTCTGAAGGTAAGTATGAAACTAACTCCTCTTTAtacctgaaatcagaaatatgattgttttccttttaattattattCTTTGACTTCCAGCCAAGCTGAAGGCCATATGGGCTCATGgactaggagagactggaatccTGGAGAGTTAATCTTgatctgtgaccttggacaaggggCTTTGCTTCTCTGGATCTCCTTATAGTCTTTGTCTGTAAGATGAGGATAAATATTAGCTCTCTGGATCCATAAATTGTTGGCAGTGGAATCACTTGGGAAGGTTAAAAAAATACAGCTACTGTATTCATACCCATAGAGAGTCTAGTTCAGAAGGTGTAAGTGAAGCCCAGAATTTCTTTCTAATAGGCATTCTAAGTCATCGTGGTGCTCAGCCAGGTTTGGGATATATTGGCTTTGACAATTTCCTGAATCTTTTGGGGTCTAAAAATCTATGAGTTTGTTCTCTTGAtattaaagaaaggaaataaagatttgaGAGATCGAGAGATAGGATAGAGTTTTTCTCAAGGAGAGGCTGGGGTTAGGGAGCAGAAGACTGAAAAAGGCAAATGCAAACTAAAGAGGAAGAACATGTTTGGATGTCTCCCTGCACTGTGAATCCGATCTGCTAGGATTCAGTTTGAGAGCACCGAGAAGCTAGAAAGTCAGTAGAGAGAAGTGGTCAAAGTTAAGTGGATGAAAAGCAGAGATAGTACAGGGATTTTACTATTTAGTAATTTAGAGAATGGCTGTTCTTGGGAAAGGATGAGAGCAGTTACCTGATAGGGATTCTTGTTACCAATCAAACTTACGCTCCATGAGAAGATGGGGAAGGGAATCAAAGCAGCCTCCCCTCTTATTTGAGCTGGAAGTAGAGCAATTATTCCTGGAATAAGCTGGAATATGAATAAATATTGAGTGTCTATCCTAAACTGTAATTGATGGCCCTTTGTGTTAATCTTTCCTTCATCTAATCACTTCTTCTTATTATAGTCATTGTTTATTTACTAGTCCCTTTGTAAGAGATTGCTAGATCCAATAGGCAAGGACCCTGCTTTATGGACTTCAGGAGCCCCCATCGGGGGGAAGTTTAGTCTAGTGAATATGATTCAGGACCCTGGAGTGAGACAGACCTAGGCATGCTGGCTCTGAAACATATTGTCATTGTGAGCAATTTACCTTTAAGTGGATATCATTATTGTGAGGAAGGAACAAGGATATATTTGTGTAGTGCTTTGGATCTTGGGAGCCAGAAGTCAGTATAAGTGTACTGTGTCAGGTACATTAGTGAATATTCAAGAAACGGTAATGACGATTTTTTTCACAATGGTTTTTCTCTTAGAGCACTAGCTAAATGTTACTTGGAAGAAAGAATTGTCTTGAAAAGTCAAATCAAGAAATACCAAGGGTATAAACAAACATATCTTCCTCCTTTGGGAATGTAATCTCTGAGGAAATGGTTGTGAGGGAGTCTTTGTCTTAATAATTAGACCACTGAGATCTGTAATCCAGAATAAAACACTTTATTCTCCAGTTATCCACTGGTCATGAAAAGGCCTTGTATCTTTCCTGGAAACTGGAGGGGATTTTGGGCAAAACAACAATTGGAAATCATGTTCTGTGCAGAAGGTCTTACAAGATAAAACAAAGATTTTGATCCTTTGGACTGGACTGGGAGGAGAGAGTTCTGAGCTCCAAGCTGTGTCTTCTACTCACTATAGTCTCTTTCCTTCCCAGCAGGACAGTTGTGGACAGGAGACAGTAGAGTATAGCATTATGGCTCTAAACTAAAGGAAGGTGAGTACCTGCCTGACCCTGGTCAGTCGTGTAACATAGTTGTTACAAGTGCATACTGTGAGAGTCAGACTGCCTAAGTTCACCTTCTGGCTGCAACTCAGTAGTTTTGGGGCTTTGGGCCAGTTTCTTAACTCAGttgtctcatctgcaaaatgggataatATTATAACGTAGCTCTTAGTACACAGCCTCTCATAGTAACCACTTAAGTAAGAGTTAGcttaaaaaattatcatcaaaCCTAAAGCCACTTGAGCTAAGAGATCTTGTAAAAATGTGACCTCACTTTCTTGATCTGACAGCAGTGACCCAGAGATGGGAGCTCTGAGCAGAATCTTGGTGGCATCTGCCAGTTAGGACACTGTCCATGGAAGAGGACCAAGTTTCAGTAACTGAAGAAGAGGTAGGATAGAGAAGGACAAAGAAATGGATTGAATTAAAATCTAAGAGACTTCTAtcttatttttggtattttttttctctagaagCACCAGTTCTTACTCTGGAGACTAAGTTTATCTTCATATTTTTCATTGACAGTAAAAGTCACTTGGGTTGTGTAGATAGATCCACAGCAGACAGTTAACAACCTTCCTATCATACCAAAATTCCAAAATTCTTCCTCTTTATTCCACTCTCAAGAATTGGGATTTGATGCTGgacggtggtggtggtgtttctttctttctaaatggTTCTCTTTTCTTGTCTCCACAGACGCCCCTCCTGTATTCGTCTCCAGAGGAGAATGGCAGACGAGAACTCTTCAGTGACAGAGTTCATACTTGCAGGCTTAACAGACCAGCCAGGGCTCCAGAtacctctcttcttcctgtttctaggtttctatctggTCACCGTGGTGGGGAACCTGGGCCTGATAATACTAATTGGGTTGAACTCTCACctgcacacccccatgtactttttcctcttcaATCTCTCCTTAATAGATTTCTGTTACTCCACCACCATCATCCCCCAAATGCTGAAGAGTTTTGTTTCAAATCAGAACGTTATCTTGCATGCAGGGTGTATAActcaattctttttcttctgcttctttgtcATCTCTGAGTCCTTCCTCCTGTCAGCGATGGCATATGACCGCTATGTTGCCATCTGTAAACCACTGGTGTACATGGTCACCATGTCTCCTCAGGTCTGTTTACTCCTCTTGTTGGGCACATATGTGATGGGGTTTTCAGGGGCCTTGGCCCATACGGGAAACCTAGCAAGTCTGACCTTCTGTGCTGACAACCTTGTCAATCATTTCATGTGTGACATTCTTCCTCTCCTTGAACTCTCCTGCAACAGCACTTATGTCAATGAGCTGGTGGTCTTCATAGTTGTTTCCATTGGCACTGGAATGCCCATTGTCACCATCTTCATCTCTTATGCTCTAATCCTCTCCAGCATTCTCCACATTCATTCCACTGAGGGCAGGTCCAAAGCTTTCAGTACATGTGGCTCCCACGTAATTGTGGTCTCTGTTTTCTATGGTTCTGCAGCTTTCATGTATCTCAAACCACCTTCTATTTTGCCCCTTGACCAAGGGAAAGTGTCCTCCCTGTTCTATACCATTGTGGTGCCCATGTTAAACCCATTGATCTATAGTTTGAGGAACAAGGACGTCAAAGTTGCCCTGAGGaaaactttgagaagaaaaatattttctcgaGAAAGGAGTAGTATTTGAGGAAGGAGATACAATGCTTTGTTTATTAATGTGTTTGTTTTCAATTAAGGATCTAAGTTTAATTGGTATTGAATAGAGAAAGAGAACTGAGGTCTGGAGACTGCAGAGTGTGTCATGTGGGTGAGGTGAATAGGCCACCTTCCGTGGTAGTAGAGGAAATGGCAATTTGTGAGGCATATAGTGAGTTGCTTTTGTATCCTGGCTCTGTTTTTTAgtagttgtgtgactttgagcaaataaGCCAATGTCTCTAAAtattaatctctctttttttaaaagagagacaaTGATCTTGACTTCATGGGGtttttgagagaattaaatgcaaGGCACTTAATGAATCTTACTTCCATCCGTGCTGGAATTCTGTTATCCAGTTTAAGCACTTCCTCTAGCTTTTGCATGAGCTAAGGAAATCTCCTCATCTTCCTGGATCTCTGCTTAGTCGTGAGAAAATGGACTCTTCTCTGACtctcatttaaaaagtatattaaatattattaaagtattttaaaatacattttgactAAGTTATACATGgtaaaaatcaaacaatatgAGTGGAGATTATACTGTAAAAATCTATCTTCCTCCCATCTAGTCATTCCATTCCCAAATTCTTCTCCTTATATGCAACAATTGTTGCTAATTCCTTATGAATCCTTAAAATTCAaacatctgtctctctctctgagtatataatatacatatctAGTGTCCATTGTTGTCTTAATGTAGTATAAAAGGGTATATAAGAAAGATTTTTTCAATGGAAACAGGAGTGGATGGCATGGAGAACTTTGCAGAAGTAACAATAAGAGGAGTCAACCACAGAAGAGGCATGGGAAAGGATATTGGTGAGAAGGGGAGGGACAGCAGAGGCATCATTGGCCCTGGATGTGTCACTATGGGCTCAACCCTGCAGTCATGGAGTAACATTTTGTCCCCTGATCTTCTGTCCTCACCCCATGGTTGTACCACTTCCATCTCTTATTGCTGCTGTGATGAGGTCAGATCCCTTGATAGCTGAAATGATTGCCAGGAtggtaaatgtttttaatgtatcaCATGGTTCTAAACATGTTTATTCATCTGTTTTCATAAATGAGggcatggtttttctttttctgattctgaaAGCAACTCCTATTTATTCTTGCAAATTTGGAATATAAAAGATGtatgaagaaaaaagattacCTATATTTCAGTGTGATAGTTTGCATTATTGGTCAAAATTTGTCACTCTTCCAGTATTATGCATCCATACCTTTGCAATGGTGTCATAGCGGTTGGATATATTTCACTGATAATTGATGGTTAGCTTGGCCACATGACCCATTTTGGCAAATAGGATATTAGCAAATATGATGTAAGTAGGTGCCTGGGATGTGTTTTATGTGTTGGGGCTTTCCCTCTTGTGCTTCTGCTGTTGCGTTGAGAAGAGCTTTTCCTGGATAACTGCTCCTGCTTCCAACTGATTCTCACCATGAACACATGTGGATCCGATATTGAATCGGAGATGCTCACCTATGACTAGACAAGATGAGCCACCACAATCATCTTGTAGACATGTGAGGAACAAATATTCATTGTCATATTCCTTGAGATTTTGTGAGGTTGTTATATAGCAATAGGTAACTGATACATTCCATGTTTTGTGCTGGTCTCAGCTTATCAATAACCAATATTGCAGCTGGGCCAGTCTTTGTGGTTCTTGTTATGATTGCAAGATACCTTTCAGCAATAACCaccaggaaactttgaaaaaaataaaggtttgtTACTTATAGGACATGGCAACTACATAGCAcacctgagatcacacagcaaagttgcaggtagagagagagagaacacatggGCCTGGAGTTCTGCTTTTATTGAGGTTGAGGGTGGGAGCCTAGGGTTTGGCAGGCTCACTATTGGTGAATAAGAACAGAAATTTGAAGCTagcaaggagaaaaaacaagtggCCCAAATGATCAGTTATTGAAATCAACTAAGATCTCTAAAACGAAGGTGCCTCAGTTGAAAAAGTtggcctggctctttatctagttgTGTGTCTGGCAATTTGTTTATTCAAGATAGCTTAAGTCAGGCATTTGcattgccaaaaagaaaaaaaaaacactgtcaGGATTTACTCTACACTCAATCATTCAGAGATCAGGAAAGGAGAACCACATTTGGAGTATGAAATTTTCTTCCAGTGGGATCATACTATGTATACCATGTTATAAGATGTTGTTTAACTTGTCATTATAGCGTGAACATTTTTAgctatcaataaatatttttaaattataccttTTTATGGATTTCATCATATAGGtatgacatattttattttaactttttcctatTGCTGAACAGTAAAATTGTGTCAAGCTCTCCAATGCTTTATTACTATAAATAATACTGTGATTATCACTTTGTGTTAAAATTTTTGCTTagatttctgattattttctcagaagagattcctattttcttttcattattttttcaattcaaAGTATTTCCAATTTTCTCTATAATCTcttcttctttgacttatttgttatttgaaaatgtgttgtttaatcattcttttctcaaatatatttttgctAAATTGACAGGAGATCAGAGCTCCAGGCTCCTGTCTTCTCTTTGTCCTTTGGTCATCCTGACTTGGATAATTCTGACTTTAACTACTCTATATACTTTTTAATCTTTAGCTTTTCCTTGTAGGTTTCTTCAATTCCTCTATCATTTCCTCCAAAATAGAGACCTTTGTGACAATTGTCATCATCTCGTATGTCATCATCATTCCCTTCTGCTGAGTGTGataatccagttttcccaacaccatttattgaagagattatcctttccccattgagtattcttggctcccttgtcaaatattagatGACCATATATGCTATGGTTTATTCATGGGCTCTCATTTCAGTTCCATTGGTCTCTATGTCTGGTTTTTTATGTCAGTTCCATtctattttgaaattaggaaatatgatgcctccagctttgtcctttctcaagatttctttggctattctggatcttttgtggctccatacacattttaggattgttttttctattttggtgaaaactgtcactgtgattttgatagggattgcattgagtgtATAGacggctttgggtagtatgaacattttaacaatagtaaTTCTTCCAGTTCATGTgcataaaatatctttccatttatttgtgtcttcttcaatttctttcatcaaagtcttattATTTTCAGTGTAGAGATATTATatatccttggttaaatttattcctaagtttttatgtttttgatggtATTGTGAATGCTATTGTTTCTTTACTTCTTTgcagatattttgttgttagtgtctagaaatgcaactgctttctgtatgttgattttgtatcttacagctttactgaattcattgattagttccaAATTTACTGAATTGGTTGATTAACTGAATTCACTGACTaagtttttggtggagtcttgaggattttctatataagatcatgtcatctgcaaacaaagacaattttacttcttccttttctgtttagatgcctttttatttcttcttgcctgattgctttggctaggactcCAGTTCTATGATAAATAGGGGTGGTGTGAGTGGGCACTCTGACCTTTTTCCTGCTCCTGGAAGTGAAACCATCAACCTTTCACTGTTGAGTTTGATGTTAGCTGTCGGCTTGTAATATATagccttattatgttgaggtggtttcttctatacccaatttgttgagaggttttattatgaaaggatgtaGTGTTTTTTCAATGCTTTtatacatctattgagatgaatctttcattctattatggtggtgtatcacatttattgatttggaTATGTTGAACCATACTTCTATTCCAGTGATGAAGGCTGCTTAATCATGGTGTGcaattcttttaatgtgctgttaagctgtttgctagaattttgttgatttttctgtccGTATTCATCAGGgctattggcctgtagttctccttttgtGTAGCGTCCTTCTCTGGATTTGGTATTAGCATAATACTGGCATTGTAAAGTGAGTCTgggagtgttccttcctcttcaatattttggaagagtttgggaaggttTGGtattagttctttttaaaatgtttgttagaaCCACCAGGGAAACCACctggtcttgggcttttctttgttagatttttgattactgatgcAATTTCCATACTTGTTGATCTTTTTGGACTTTCtatcttcctgattcagtctttgtaggttgtacgtttctaggaatttatctgttttttctacaTTATCGATTTGTTGGTGTGTAGTTGTTCACAGCAGTCTCCGAAgatgttttgtatttctgtggtatcagttctAACATCtcatccttcatttctgattttattaatttgtctcctctcctttttcttagtTAGTCAAAGTCAAGGCGTGttaattttgcttatattttccaaaaaccagatcttagttttgttgatctttattagtatttttctggtttccatttcattatttctgctctggtctttgttatttctttctttctcctaaatttatatttgtttttatttttatagtgccttgtggtgtaaagttaggttgtttatttgagatctttctttttttcttactgtagtcatttatcattataaatgTTTCTactaaaactgcttttgctgtagtCCGAAAGTTTTGGATGttgtttctccatttcttttgtcttaagatattttttattgaggtaacattggtttaaacattatgtaaatttcagtgATACGTTAtatgtctcaagatattttttgatttcttctttaacccttGGTTGTTTGGGACTGTCGTTTcatttccacgtatttgtgaattttctagttttccttctcttattgattt
This window harbors:
- the LOC106836007 gene encoding olfactory receptor 8B12-like, whose translation is MADENSSVTEFILAGLTDQPGLQIPLFFLFLGFYLVTVVGNLGLIILIGLNSHLHTPMYFFLFNLSLIDFCYSTTIIPQMLKSFVSNQNVILHAGCITQFFFFCFFVISESFLLSAMAYDRYVAICKPLVYMVTMSPQVCLLLLLGTYVMGFSGALAHTGNLASLTFCADNLVNHFMCDILPLLELSCNSTYVNELVVFIVVSIGTGMPIVTIFISYALILSSILHIHSTEGRSKAFSTCGSHVIVVSVFYGSAAFMYLKPPSILPLDQGKVSSLFYTIVVPMLNPLIYSLRNKDVKVALRKTLRRKIFSRERSSI